The following are encoded in a window of Scophthalmus maximus strain ysfricsl-2021 chromosome 2, ASM2237912v1, whole genome shotgun sequence genomic DNA:
- the xrra1 gene encoding X-ray radiation resistance-associated protein 1 isoform X2: MTAASYKFDDGQRNPTKCSPARTLLRRRNDGGGHGLVAHRRAEEQRYSEGTRDNGRVARTSHGCIDGAFLLQLHCVDKPSELRSIDISEHKLNSVKPEDLSVFENVAHIDASVNLLSLGSFSSFVSLRELNLAVNHICNMTFEASDFPHLEVLDLSYNSLSADDVVSISWLPRLKVLHLTGNHLHRLPLNLCSSNRHQTQPSAKGGDSQFRALEVLMLDDNRLTSGVFGSLRNLERLKYLNLQGNRISEIPYLQPTASSKAARASAEQQAEQEGAARTEPDPDDDGRFRGISQAGNLEECCRGSRSPLPELQLLDLSDNRIAEEEALMAAALFPMLREIDIHSNPLTTQRSGDPPLLTHYLRERLGITIKRRKTQEAGKPPLKVSTDPKWKVEQRIPKVSKKSVLMDEETELTVKKTTECEGKNRRDDPSPGNTEPFFFTQAADVSEYEFDLGAGEREAAEGEDGTVPEKCDYCKMLMDAKPNPGVAEPFGIQTAVRMLEHTLKTLHVYRDSNPNYDSIQMPYREQEKRIKELPPLKRTEQPAERVHQMLKEIKQSTAMREVALSGAIHSAGVDKREHQEVLSLLGDMKTKYKMLHRRAIEQAAGVGSDRNTDIN; this comes from the exons ATGACTGCTGCTTCATATAAGTTTGATGATGGACAGAGAAATCCGACCAAATGTTCCCCAGCACGAACATTACTCCGGCGAAGGAATGACG GCGGTGGACATGGGCTCGTGGCGCACAGGagggcagaggagcagaggtaCAGTGAGGGAACACGTGACAACGGCAGGGTGGCTCGTACTTCTCACGGTTGTATAGATGGAGCCTTCCTG CTGCAGTTACATTGTGTTGATAAACCATCTGAGCTGCGCTCCATCGACATCAGTGAACACAAGCTGAATTCT GTCAAGCCTGAAGacctcagtgtgtttgaaaatgtagCTCACATCGACGCCTCTGTGAACCTCCTGTCTTTag GGTCTTTCAGCAGTTTTGTGTCTTTGAGAGAACTCAATCTGGCTGTGAACCACATTTGCAACATGACGTTTGAAGCCTCCGACTTCCCTCATCTGGAG gTTTTGGATTTGTCCTACAACAGTTTGTCGGCTGACGATGTAGTGTCCATCAGTTGGCTTCCACGTTTAAAAGTCCTCCATCTGACTGGAAATCATCTTCATCGCCTTCCTCTTAATCTGTGTTCGTCCAACCGTCACCAGACTCAACC GTCAGCTAAAGGAGGGGACTCACAGTTCAGAGCTCTTGAAGTCCTCATGCTCGATGATAACAGACTGACCTCTGGAGTCTTCGGCAGTCTTAGAAACCTCGAAAG GCTAAAGTATTTAAACCTACAGGGGAACCGCATTTCTGAAATACCATATTTGCAACCGACGGCGAGTTCAAAGGCTGCACGGGCTTCTGCTGAACAGCAAGCTGAGCAAGAGGGAGCTG CCCGCACTGAGCCGGATCCTGACGACGATGGACGTTTCAGGGGAATCTCACAG GCAGGAAACCTGGAGGAGTGCTGCAGAGGCTCCAGGTCGCCACTACCAGAGCTTCAGCTCCTCGATTTGTCCGACAACAGA ATTGCAGAGGAAGAAGCGCTGATGGCTGCGGCTCTTTTCCCCATGCTTCGTGAAATTGATATTCACTCCAACCCTCTGACCACACAGAGAAGTG GAGACCCTCCCTTACTGACCCACTACCTCCGGGAGAGACTGGGGATAACGATAAAGCGAAGAAAGACACAAGAAGCTGGGAAACCGCCGCTGAAGGTGTCCACTGATCCAAAATGGAAG gtGGAACAAAGAATCCCAAAGGTGTCAAAGAAGTCTGTGTTGATGGATGAGGAAACCGAGTTGACTgtcaagaaaacaacagaatgtGAGGGAAAGAACCGCAGAGACGACCCCTCCCCAGGAAATACAGAGCCTTTCTTTTTCACTCAG GCAGCGGACGTTTCCGAATATGAGTTTGATCTTGGAGCCGGTGAAAGAGAGGCCGCAGAGGGCGAGGATGGAACCGTTCCTGAAAAATGTGACTATTGCAAAATGTTGATGGACGCAAAACCAAATCCCGGTGTGGCGGAGCCCTTCG GAATTCAAACAGCTGTTCGGATGCTGGAACACACACTGAAGACTCTTCATGTTTACAGAGACTCAAACCCAAACTATGATAGCATCCAGATGCCGTACAGAGAACAGGAGAAAAgg ATTAAGGAACTTCCACCTTTGAAACGGACGGAGCAGCCAGCTGAACGGGTTCACCAAATGCTCAAGGAAATCAAACAGAGTACAGCGATGAGAGAAGTCGCCTTGA GCGGCGCCATTCACAGCGCAGGTGTCGACAAGCGAGAACATCAGGAGGTCTTATCGCTGCTGGGGGATATGAAGACAAAGTACAAGATGTTGCACAGGAGAGCCATAGAACAAGCAGCCGGCGTCGGATCTGATAGAAACACTGACATAAATTGA
- the xrra1 gene encoding X-ray radiation resistance-associated protein 1 isoform X1, which yields MTAASYKFDDGQRNPTKCSPARTLLRRRNDEGGGHGLVAHRRAEEQRYSEGTRDNGRVARTSHGCIDGAFLLQLHCVDKPSELRSIDISEHKLNSVKPEDLSVFENVAHIDASVNLLSLGSFSSFVSLRELNLAVNHICNMTFEASDFPHLEVLDLSYNSLSADDVVSISWLPRLKVLHLTGNHLHRLPLNLCSSNRHQTQPSAKGGDSQFRALEVLMLDDNRLTSGVFGSLRNLERLKYLNLQGNRISEIPYLQPTASSKAARASAEQQAEQEGAARTEPDPDDDGRFRGISQAGNLEECCRGSRSPLPELQLLDLSDNRIAEEEALMAAALFPMLREIDIHSNPLTTQRSGDPPLLTHYLRERLGITIKRRKTQEAGKPPLKVSTDPKWKVEQRIPKVSKKSVLMDEETELTVKKTTECEGKNRRDDPSPGNTEPFFFTQAADVSEYEFDLGAGEREAAEGEDGTVPEKCDYCKMLMDAKPNPGVAEPFGIQTAVRMLEHTLKTLHVYRDSNPNYDSIQMPYREQEKRIKELPPLKRTEQPAERVHQMLKEIKQSTAMREVALSGAIHSAGVDKREHQEVLSLLGDMKTKYKMLHRRAIEQAAGVGSDRNTDIN from the exons ATGACTGCTGCTTCATATAAGTTTGATGATGGACAGAGAAATCCGACCAAATGTTCCCCAGCACGAACATTACTCCGGCGAAGGAATGACG AAGGCGGTGGACATGGGCTCGTGGCGCACAGGagggcagaggagcagaggtaCAGTGAGGGAACACGTGACAACGGCAGGGTGGCTCGTACTTCTCACGGTTGTATAGATGGAGCCTTCCTG CTGCAGTTACATTGTGTTGATAAACCATCTGAGCTGCGCTCCATCGACATCAGTGAACACAAGCTGAATTCT GTCAAGCCTGAAGacctcagtgtgtttgaaaatgtagCTCACATCGACGCCTCTGTGAACCTCCTGTCTTTag GGTCTTTCAGCAGTTTTGTGTCTTTGAGAGAACTCAATCTGGCTGTGAACCACATTTGCAACATGACGTTTGAAGCCTCCGACTTCCCTCATCTGGAG gTTTTGGATTTGTCCTACAACAGTTTGTCGGCTGACGATGTAGTGTCCATCAGTTGGCTTCCACGTTTAAAAGTCCTCCATCTGACTGGAAATCATCTTCATCGCCTTCCTCTTAATCTGTGTTCGTCCAACCGTCACCAGACTCAACC GTCAGCTAAAGGAGGGGACTCACAGTTCAGAGCTCTTGAAGTCCTCATGCTCGATGATAACAGACTGACCTCTGGAGTCTTCGGCAGTCTTAGAAACCTCGAAAG GCTAAAGTATTTAAACCTACAGGGGAACCGCATTTCTGAAATACCATATTTGCAACCGACGGCGAGTTCAAAGGCTGCACGGGCTTCTGCTGAACAGCAAGCTGAGCAAGAGGGAGCTG CCCGCACTGAGCCGGATCCTGACGACGATGGACGTTTCAGGGGAATCTCACAG GCAGGAAACCTGGAGGAGTGCTGCAGAGGCTCCAGGTCGCCACTACCAGAGCTTCAGCTCCTCGATTTGTCCGACAACAGA ATTGCAGAGGAAGAAGCGCTGATGGCTGCGGCTCTTTTCCCCATGCTTCGTGAAATTGATATTCACTCCAACCCTCTGACCACACAGAGAAGTG GAGACCCTCCCTTACTGACCCACTACCTCCGGGAGAGACTGGGGATAACGATAAAGCGAAGAAAGACACAAGAAGCTGGGAAACCGCCGCTGAAGGTGTCCACTGATCCAAAATGGAAG gtGGAACAAAGAATCCCAAAGGTGTCAAAGAAGTCTGTGTTGATGGATGAGGAAACCGAGTTGACTgtcaagaaaacaacagaatgtGAGGGAAAGAACCGCAGAGACGACCCCTCCCCAGGAAATACAGAGCCTTTCTTTTTCACTCAG GCAGCGGACGTTTCCGAATATGAGTTTGATCTTGGAGCCGGTGAAAGAGAGGCCGCAGAGGGCGAGGATGGAACCGTTCCTGAAAAATGTGACTATTGCAAAATGTTGATGGACGCAAAACCAAATCCCGGTGTGGCGGAGCCCTTCG GAATTCAAACAGCTGTTCGGATGCTGGAACACACACTGAAGACTCTTCATGTTTACAGAGACTCAAACCCAAACTATGATAGCATCCAGATGCCGTACAGAGAACAGGAGAAAAgg ATTAAGGAACTTCCACCTTTGAAACGGACGGAGCAGCCAGCTGAACGGGTTCACCAAATGCTCAAGGAAATCAAACAGAGTACAGCGATGAGAGAAGTCGCCTTGA GCGGCGCCATTCACAGCGCAGGTGTCGACAAGCGAGAACATCAGGAGGTCTTATCGCTGCTGGGGGATATGAAGACAAAGTACAAGATGTTGCACAGGAGAGCCATAGAACAAGCAGCCGGCGTCGGATCTGATAGAAACACTGACATAAATTGA
- the neu3.1 gene encoding sialidase-3.1: MGNTPSKSGSVEELAKTTLFEREPGGTTYRIPALLYLRHCRTFLAFAEKRSSPSDNDVKSLVMRRGTLRDDGSVQWSSSQVLSTACLSQHRTMNPCPVYEKNNKKLFLFFICICGNATERKQITTGKNKARLCYVSSADDGQTWSQLKDLTESVVGDSVHEWATFAVGPGHGIQLENGRLIIPAYAYYVPYRCCSYPIPFTVYPRALSIYSKDFGQTWHVGEMLGKKSLECVMAEIIDHEGRSHLYCNARNSHGPRCVALSENSGVYFDKPHAAPELVEPGLGCQGSVIGFPAPEFVPNDDAESKACGTSLLSPDTQTWLLFVHPTNKASRRDMGVYLNRSPLHSSGWDRPRIIHSGPSGYSDLAYNGDKDQFSCLMECGKESELEQIAFMSFTLNDVMQTGGKKEKKVRCVAAGSFEY; the protein is encoded by the exons ATGGGAAACACACCGTCAAAGAGTGGCAGCGTAGAGGAACTGGCCAAAACAACTTTGTTCGAGAGGGAGCCCGGTGGCACCACGTACAGGATCCCCGCCCTCCTCTACCTGAGGCACTGTCGCACCTTCCTCGCCTTTGCAGAGAAACGATCCTCCCCGTCTGACAACGACGTCAAAAGTCTGGTGATGAGAAGAGGGACGTTGAGAGACGACGGATCTGTCCAG tggtCGTCCAGTCAGGTGCTGTCAACGGCGTGTCTGTCGCAACACCGCACCATGAATCCCTGCCCTGTgtatgagaaaaacaacaagaagttgtttttgtttttcatctgcatcTGTGGAAACGCCACGGAGAGGAAGCAGATCACCACAGGTAAGAACAAGGCGCGTCTCTGCTATGTCAGCAGCGCTGACGACGGGCAAACTTGGAGTCAATTGAAAGACTTAACGGAGAGCGTGGTTGGCGATTCCGTCCACGAGTGGGCCACCTTCGCCGTGGGTCCCGGCCACGGCATTCAGCTGGAGAACGGCAGGTTGATCATCCCGGCCTACGCCTATTACGTCCCGTACAGATGCTGTTCCTACCCCATTCCTTTCACCGTCTACCCACGCGCACTGTCCATTTACAGCAAGGACTTTGGACAGACGTGGCATGTGGGGGAGATGCTTGGGAAAAAGTCCCTTGAATGCGTAATGGCCGAGATCATAGACCACGAGGGCAGGAGTCACCTTTACTGCAACGCCCGTAACAGTCATGGACCCAGATGCGTGGCCCTGAGTGAAAACAGCGGAGTGTATTTCGACAAGCCCCACGCGGCTCCGGAGCTCGTCGAACCCGGCTTGGGCTGCCAGGGCAGCGTCATCGGCTTTCCCGCTCCCGAATTTGTCCCGAACGACGACGCCGAAAGCAAAGCCTGCGGCACGTCCCTCTTGTCGCCAGACACGCAAACCTGGCTCCTATTCGTGCATCCAACCAATAAGGCTAGTAGGAGGGACATGGGCGTGTACTTGAACCGATCCCCCCTGCACTCGTCGGGCTGGGACAGACCCAGGATCATCCACAGCGGGCCCAGTGGCTACTCGGACCTCGCCTACAACGGAGACAAGGATCAGTTTTCGTGCCTGATGGAGTGCGGGAAAGAGAGTGAACTTGAGCAGATTGCCTTCATGTCGTTTACCCTTAATGATGTCATGCAGACGGGAGgtaagaaagagaagaaggtgCGTTGTGTGGCGGCGGGTTCATTTGAGTATTAA